The genomic region GGTAATATGACAATTGCCGATGGAATCAGCAAATCGTTGTGACTGGTTTGCGTGTCTGCGTTAGATTTGCTACAAGTTTCCTGCCAAGTTTTAGTATTTGCCCAAGCTTTAGGCGTTTGGCAGATATTAGCAGCGTATAGATTATCCACTTTTGATGCTCCTGGGTAGTGACTCCATATATATCTACTCACCCAAGACAGCTGAATTCGGATTATTGGCTAAACAACCATCTTCCATGTAAACAATGCGATCGGCGATGTCGAGAATGCGGTTATCGTGGGTGACAAGCAGGATAGTACAACCTTGTTCCTTTGCCAAACGCTGCATAATCTCCACCACATCACGCCCAGATTTTTTATCAAGTGCGGCTGTGGGTTCGTCTGCTAACACAATTTTAGGATGACTCACTAACGCACGAGCGATCGCCACTCGTTGTTTTTGTCCTCCTGAGAGGTTTTCTGGATAATAATCAACTCGATGTCCCAAACCAACGCTTTCTAGCATGGCTGTGGCTTTAGCGTTTAAATCTTCAGCAAGATAGCGATCGTGCAATTCTAAAGACATTCTTACGTTTTGTTTCGCAGTCAGAAATGACATCAGATTGTGTGCTTGAAAGATATATCCAATTTGGCAGCGTAACCGAGTTAATAGTTTTTTGTTTGCCCCACGAATTTCCTGTCCGAGTATTTTCAAACTACCTTCTTGAGCCGATCGCAACCCTCCCATCAGGCTTAATAAAGTTGTCTTACCAGAACCAGAAGGTCCGGTCATAATAATAATTTCTCCAGGCATAATCTCCAAATTAATATCAAATAAAACTTGTTTTTTTAGTTCGCCTTGTCCGAAGTAGTGGTTGAGATTTTGGATAGAAATAACGGGAGTCGAGAGTCGGGAGTCGGGAGTCGGGAGTGGAGCTGTAATATTCATTGTTTAGTTAACGGTGAATAACAAATGATAAATGACTAAAAAACATCAGCAGGATCGGCAGAACGAAGTTTTTGCATTGCGACTGCTCCAGATATGCTACACATAACAAACGTAATTGCTAATACAAAGATTGCGCGTTCTATCTTCATGCCAATAGGCATTAAAATTGCAGCAGCGGCAATTTGATATAATCCTAAAGAAATCAGAAAACCTGGAATATATCCCAAAATTGCTAATATCAGTGATTCCTGAATCAAAACACCTAATAAGTAGCGATCGCTATACCCCATTGCTTTAAGCGTGGCGTATTCTGGTAAGTGATTGGCAACATCAGTGTAAAGAATTTGATAAACTATCACTATGCCAACAATGATACCGACAACCACACCAAGTCCAAAAATAAATCCAATCGCACCTTGGCTTTCCCAGTAATACTTTTCTACCTCTGCAAATTCTTGTGGTGTCATCACCCTAACATCATTTGAAAGATTTGCTGTTAATTGTGCTTTGACGCTTTCTGAATTTATCCCCGGTTTGAGTTGAATTAATCCAATTTCAATTTGATTCGATTTGCGATCGGGTAGTAGTTTTAGAAAACTTGAATCGCTAACGATCGCATTACCATCAGCAGCAAAAGATGCGCCAATTCTAAATAAGCCTACTGTACGAATATTTTGCTGATTTAATTGTACTTCTACACTGCCTTGCTTTTCTACTGTCTCTGCGATCGCACCATATTCGGGACGAGAAGCGCGATCGAATAAAGCAGTATTTAAAAGTTGCAATCGCTTCGCATTTTGTTGAATTTCTGGTACGGCAAAGCTAGGCGCATTCGGATCGATACCCCAAATTAAAATAGTTCTGTCAATTCGCGTTGTGGGATTTTTCCATTCTCCTCTCCCAATATAAATTGAACTAACAGAAGACACGCCATTGTATGCCAATGTTTGATATAATCTTTCTCTTGAAAAGCTTTGTAGCGTAGACAGCGATTCAAATTGCCGATTAATCATTACTAAATCTGCTTGTAATAAGCTTTGTGTCTGTGTCGCACTGTCGTAAAGAGAGTCATTGAAACCTAACTGAATAAAGATGAGCATATCCGCAAAACCAATTCCCGCGATCGCCACTAACAAGCGTGTCTTTTCTTTCATTAATTGATGCCATGCGAGGGGAATTTTTTTTAGCCATTTCATAGTTTTGGTTGGTAATTGGTAATTGGTAATTGGTAATTGATGGTATACGCCCATTACTTGTAGGGGCGGGTTTATCGATATGTTTAGTTCAAAATAGATTTTCTTGCTAAACCCGCCCTTGCCTTTGTCGCAGTCAATTTAATTCGTTCCGATAATTTATTGTGAATTCTGAATAAGATGCCTTTGTCGCATGAGAAGAAAGAAGGGTAAACCTGTAGAAACGCCAATTAAGCTACTTGCGAAATAAACCCATAAATATTTCATTCTCAATCGCGAACCTTCCCATAAAATAAATGCCCATAGAACTAATTCCGCCACAATGACATCCCAACCAAATAAGGCTGAAATTTTGTTAGTAAATAGCTGTTGTACAAAGATTTGAGGGTTGAATCCTTGCTCGAATAGAAAAGGTAAAATTTCAGAGAAGGCTAAAGCAGTGCCTAATATACAAAGTGTCAAATACAAAACTTGCACCATCTCAATTTCTCCTTCGTTTGCGCGTGAAATATAATCTGTTGTGTGGAAGGGATTTTGCGATCGAACTCTGGCGCGATGACAAGATCTTGGTTCAAATCCGGCTCGTGGGAAGGGCGGGTTTTGCATTCTCTCCCTGGTGCGATGGCAAGATCTTGGCTAAACCCGCCCCTACAGATCTTGTTTGGTGGTTCAACATCAATGGAATGAAATTATTTATACCGAACATGCGTTATGCTTTGCAACAAACAAAATCTATAATTGAATTGCTGTTTCTACCTGTAAATTCGTCAACCCAGCTACCTGTTGACTAGCTTCTGGACTGAGGCGAATTTTAACTTCGACTATGCGCCGATCTAGATTTTCTCCAGGCTGGTTGCTAAACACATTTTGGCGATCGACCTGTAAACCGATTTGGGAAACCTTACCACGCAACTGTCCTGAAATTGCTTGACTAGTAATGACGGCTGGCTGTCCCAACTTAACTTTACCGATATCAGTTTGATAAACTTCAGCGACAGCAACCATTTGAGCCGTTTGTCCCATTTCTACAATGCCCGAATCGCTAATTTTTTCTCCTTCTCGCGTGCGAATCTTGAGAATTTGCCCAGACATAGGGGCGCGAATATAGGCTTCTTGTAGCTGCGTTTCAGATGTTTTCACAGCGGCGATCGCAGTATCTACTTCTGTTTGGGCTGCATTTACATCTACCGGACGCACCTCGGCAATCTGATTCAGGGTAGCTTTGGCTTCTTGTAGTTGAGCCTGTAAAGTTTCCACCGTGCGGTTTTTCCCCGAAAGTGCTTCCTTTAACTGTGCTTGTGCGGTTTCTAGGGTTAATCGCCTGCTATCTATGTTCGATGCAGAGATCGCACCTTGACGATATAATTGTAAAAAACGATTATACTCCGCTAGGGCGTTGTTGACTTCTGCTTGATAGCGAGCAATAGTAGCATTTTGAGTTGACGTTTCTCCAGCAATTTCTGCTTGTATCCGGGCAATAGTCGCTTCTTGCGCCTTAATTTCTCCTGTTTTTGCCCCTGCTCTCACCTGTGCTAACTTAGCTTGGGCAACTCTGACTTGTTCGCGTGCTTGTGCCAAAGCATTTTGCAAGCGATCGCAAGAATCTAAAATTGCAATAGTTTGTCCTGCTTTGACGCGATCGCCTTCTTTAACTAATAATTGGTCTACGCGATCGCCATCCAATGCCGATGGGGCAAATAAGCGGATTGCTTCTGTTTCTGGTTCTAGTCGTCCCAAAGCTGTAACTTGCGTTACTGGGGGAGTTGTTGCCACAGGAGGAGAAGGCTGAGAAGATTGAGAAACGACATAAAAGCCAGTTGCACCTGTTATGGCAGTTGCCGTCAGAATTAACCCAGCTATCCAGCGATTTGAAGGTTTTAAAATTTCATTGGTCATTGGTAGTTGGTAATGGGTAATGGGTAATTGGTAACTGATTATTTTAGGTATGCTACGAGAATTTTGCTGAGTAAGGTTGCTTGTTCTGGATAGGAAATTGTTTCAGTTTCAAATATTCCTCGCATTAATAAACCGTAAAGATAGTTCAGGACAAAATCCGCGATCGCTTTATCTGGTACTTGCAAATAGTCGGCGATTGCTTGCGTAGTCTTATCCCAAGAGCTGTGAAAAGCATTATTTCTGCTCAATTCCGCTTTTTCCTGCTGGTAGAATTCCACCCAAAGTAAAACTTGCTTGCAAAAATCATCTTCATTTTTAGCCACAAAATTGAACATAGTTTCAATTCGCTCTGTTAAGGTGGGTGGATTTCCCGCCTCCGCCAAGAAGTTGAGCAAGTCTTGTCTGTCTAGTTCTTCTACCAACTGAAGAAATAAGGCTTGTTTGCTGGGAAAGTAATGATAAAGCGTCCCTGTAGACACACCCAACCCTTGAGCTAACTGTCGCATGGTGATCGAACCGTAGCCTCTTTCGGCAAATAGATCGAAACTCTTGAGCAACAGTTCTTTACGATATTGGTCGTGGTCTACAATCTTGGGCATCGGGACAATTAATTTGACTCTACATTAGATCGAACGTTTGATATAAATAAATATAAAACAAACGTCCAATATAAATCAAGTAGGAGCGGTTTTTTTGCAGCATATATGTCAAGTAACAAATACGTTTGCTGGCAAACCCGCCCGTCCCGGAATTGTAGGGGCGGGTTTTTTGCAGAGATTTGTAAAAAACAAACAGTTTTGCTGGCAAACCCGCCCGTACCGAGAATAAGGAAGAATTTATAGTTGCAGAAGTTACGCAGTTGAGATCCCCCAACCCCCTTAAGAAGGGGGCTTTAAATTCCCCCCTTTTTAAGGGGGGTTAGGGGGGATCGAGATCTCGCTTCTTCAACTGCGGATCTCCTCTCAGTTCCCGAATCAGGCATCATCCAAAGCAGCAATACCGGGCAGTTCCTTACCTTCAAGTAACTCCAAGCTTGCGCCGCCGCCAGTTGAAATGTGGCTCATTTGCTCGGCTACACCGACTTTTTCCACCGCTGCTACAGAGTCACCACCACCAATGATGGAAGTTACGCCTTGCTTGGTGAGATCGGCAAGAGTACGAGCGATCGCTTCTGTGCCTACAGCAAACTTGTCAAACTCAAATACACCCATCGGACCATTCCAAATCACCGACTTGCACTCAGCCAGTGCTGATTGGAACGTCTTGACCGAATCTGGACCAATATCCAAACCCATACCATCAGATGGAATATTATCCACACTGACGGTCTGAGCGTTGGCATCAGCAGCAAATTTATCTGCGACCACCACATCTGTAGGTAACAGCAAATCGACACCACGTTCTTTTGCCTTAGCTTCTAAAGATTTAGCCAGTTCTAGCTTGTCTTCTTCCACCAGCGACTTACCAACATTCAAACCCCGTGCTTTGTAGAAGGTGAAAATCATCCCACCACCCAACAGCAGCTTATCGCACTTGTCCAACAGCGTTTCGATTACGCCAATCTTACTAGAGACTTTCGAGCCACCAATAATTGCCGCTAGGGGACGCTGAGGATTTTCGATCGCACTTTGGAGATACTGAAGTTCTTTTTCAATCAAATAACCCGCTACCGAAGGGCTGAGGTAGTGAGTTACGCCCTCGGTTGAAGCATGGGCGCGGTGAGCCGTACCAAAAGCATCATTTACGTACAAGTCCGCATTTGCAGCTAACTTTTGAGCAAATTCTGGATTATTCTTTTCTTCCTCGGGATAGAAGCGAACGTTTTCCAACAGTAACACCTGACCATTTTGCATTTCTGCAACTTTGCCAGCAACCTCATCACCGATACAATCGTCGCACTTGATAACCTCTTGACCGAGTAATTCGGAAAGGCGCTTAGCAACGGGAGTCAGACGCAATTTATCATCTACACCTTTGGGACGACCGAAGTGACTAGCCAGGATGACTTTAGCACCCTTTTTAATTAAATCTTGAATTGTCGGCAGTGCAGCACGAATGCGGGTATCATCGGTGATATTGCCTTGGTCGTCTAGCGGTACGTTAAAATCTACCCGTACTAACGCCCGCTTCCCAGATAAATCTGACGAGGATAAATTTGCTAGAGTTTTTTTGGACACAGCGTCAACCTCCTAATTGCCTTTTTGGTTTAGTCCATCATTTAGCGCCGTCCACATTTTACCGAAGCATGGGTATCGGAGTTACCACAAATGTTTAAGACTGTTCTGTTTCCGATCGATCGTAGCCGCGAAACACAAGAAGCCGTAGGAGTCGTGGTTGAAATCGTGCAAAAGTATGGTAGTCGTCTAATACTGCTATCGGTAGTAGAAGGATCGGAGGAGGCTGACGAGGGCATGGAATCGCCTGATGTCGTAGCCCGACTTCTCGAAGATGCTCAGTCCGTCTTCAAGCAGCAAGGCATTCAAACAGAGGCATTCGAGCGGCAGGGCAAGCCTGCATTTGTTATCTGTGATGTAGCCGACGAAGTTGGTGCTAACTTAATTGTCATGGGATGCCGAGGACTCGGGTTGACAGAAGAAGGAGTCACCGAAAGCGTCACCAACCGCGTAATTAATTTATCTCCCTGTCCGGTTTTAGTTGTCCCCTAGTTGTTGATGGTTAATTGTTAATTGTTAATTGCTGTTAACTATTGACGATCGACCATTAACCATTAACAAATGACCAATGACTAATGACAAATGACAAACGAAATCCAATGGTATCCAGGTCACATTGCCAAAGCAGAAAAAGCGCTTGCCGAACAACTGAAGTTGGTTGATGTGGTATTGGAGGTACGGGACGCACGGATTCCACTAGCGACCCACCATCCGCGCGTGCCAGAGTGGGTAGGCAATAAAACACGAGTATTAATCCTCAACCGCGTCGATGCAATTCCCCCTGCGGTGCGGCAGTTGTGGCAGCAGTGGTTTAAGACACGGGGAGAAACAGTTTACTTTACCAATGCTAAAGATGGTAACGGTGTAGGACAAGTATTGCAGGTAGCGCAAAGAGCAGGTGATGAGATTAATCAACGCCGCAAAAATCGTGGCTTGTTAGCCCGTCCCGTGCGGGCAGCGGCGATTGGATTTCCGAATGTGGGTAAGTCAGCGCTGATCAATCGGCTATTGAAGCGGCGGATTGTTGTCAGTGAGGCTCGTCCTGGGGTAACGCGCCAGTTGCGCTGGGTCAGAATTTCCGATCGCGTCGAATTATTAGATGCACCTGGGGTAATTCCCACTAAGCTAGAAGACCAAGCAGCAGCAATTAAGTTAGCTATCTGCGATGATATTGGTGATGCTGCCTACGATTCTTACCAAGTGGCTGTTATCTTTATCGATTTGCTGCAAGATTTAATGGCAACTGCTCCCGAACTCATGCCTGACAATCCCCTATCTCGTTACAAAATCGATTCGTTGGGCATGACAGGAGAAGAATTTGTCTATGAGTTATCGGCAAAACGCGATCGCGGTGACTTGGAACGCACGGCAAGACAGATACTGATAGATTTTCGCAAAGGAACTTTGGGGACAGTTCCCTTAGAGTTACCACCGAATTAATTTTTGTAACTTTTCTTTTCATCCAAATAAACCAAAAGAGGGAAAATAGCTCAAAGCTACTCCCTCCCTTATCCATTGATGGTATATCGTATGAGTTTTAGAGATCGCCGTTGCGAAAGGCAAGGACAAAAATAACTGCTGGACCAGCTAGCATGATCAGGGCAACGCTTACTAGTTGAAACAGAGTTTCCCACTGAAAACTACCGATCGCATCAAAAATTCCAGACATAAGATTTATCTCTCCTCCCAGTTTGTCTATATTAACGTCGATTTCTTACATAAAAATCCGCACCTTATTTTACCTAGAGGAGAATTACCGGATTTAATTAACTTAACAAATCTATAACAAACCACAAATAAACCCTTGCTGCTCTCATTTTAGTGATGGAGAAACCAAAATTGCTAAGCTTGAGTAGCGGGAACTCTATCATCACCCAATCTGAATATTATGGCGACTTGGAAATGGCAACTTGGAAATGTGTAAAACAGTGTGGCGCTTGCTGTCATCTCGACCCAGAAGAACGCCCAGACATAGCAGAGTATTTGACACCAGAAGAGTTAGCACTCTATCTCAGCATGGTAGGTGAAGGTGGTTGGTGTATCAATTACGACCATTTAAGGCGAGAATGCAAAATCTACCCCAACCGTCCTCGCTTTTGCCGAGTCGAGCCAGAAATATTCTTAGATATGTACGGCATCGAGCCGGAAGAAGTCAACGATTTTGCAATCGAGTGCTGCGAGCAACAGATTTCCGGCGTTTATGGCGATCGCAGCCTGGAAATGGTGCGATTTAGTAGGGAAGTGAGTCGTGAGTGGTGAGTTGATAGGGTGTGGGGTGTGGGGTGACAGTGACTCCTGACCAGTGACTCCTGACCAGTGACCAGTTAGTTATTTTATCTCCTCAGCTGGGCGACTCTCCCTCAGCTCCCTCAGCTCTCTTCTCTCCCTCAGCCCCTCAGACGGGGGTTGATTTTTGTTACGATGTAGCAGAAAATGAAAGAAATATGAAAGATGTCGCGTATTGAGCTGAACTGCCTGTGAAACTGGAATCTGCACCCCCTCAGCGATCTAGCTTGTCTGACCAAATAACAGCACTGGAGAAACAGGTTTTGGAAACACACAGCAGCCAGCCTGTTGTCAGTGTTAGCGATCGCCCTTTACAACAGCAAAAACATAGAGAGTCTTGGTGGGCAATATACGCCTCGACATTTTTAACAATATTCTTGGCAGAATGCGGCGATAAGACCCAACTTTCCACGCTCTTGATGAGTGCAGAGTCTCAATCACCCTGGATTGTCTTCGTAGGTGCAGCCGCAGCGTTAATTACGACCAGTTTACTAGGCGTACTCTTAGGACAGTGGTTAGCAAAACACCTATCACCTAGAAAGTTAGAAATTGCCGCAGGTACGAGTTTACTACTGATCGCGATCGCCTTAGTAGGAGATATTTTACTTTCGTAGGAGATCCCCCCTAGCCCCCATTAAAAAGGGGGGAACAAGAGAGAAATTCCCTTTTAAGGGCGATCTAGAGGGACTGATAAAGATGCCCTCACTCCTCACTCCTCACTCCTCACCCCTCAACTTCATGGACTGGAAACTACTAGGAATCACTTTTGTAACTGTATTTCTCTCAGAATTGGGAGACAAAAGCCAACTAGCAGCGATCGCCCTCAGTGGTGGTTGTAAATCCCCACGGGCTGTCTTTTTTGGCACAGCTAGCGCTTTGATATTGACAAGTTTGCTGGGAGTTTTAGCGGGTGCGGGTGCAGCTCAGTTGCTACCTGTAAAATTCGTCAAGGCGATCGCGGCTGTGGGTTTTGCCGTGCTTGCAATTCGTTTATTATGCTTTGGAGACAATTCTCAGGAAACTGAGGAAACTACGATTTAAAAGGTGCAAATTCTACCTTTTGTCACCACATACTAAAATATTTTGGCTGAAAGCGGTATTGTGTGAAAAGGTATAAAAAACAAAGTTTTATGACTTATGACCGCCCTTCATCCTACCGACCATAAGAAAGCTAAAGCCCTCAAACCTGGCAGCCGTCGCCCAGCCAAAGAACTTTGTAGCGAGTGCGGTCTGTGCGACACATATTACATCCACTATGTCAAGGAAGCCTGTGCATTCCTAAACCAGCAATTTGACCAACTAGAAACTCAAACGCACGATCGCAGCCGTAATTTAGACAATCCAGACGAACTTTACTTCGGCGTGCATCACTCGATGACAGCGGCGCGGAAAAAAGAACCGATTCCAGGGGCGCAATGGACGGGTATTGTTAGTACCATTGCAATCGAAATGCTAAATCGCGGCATTGTCGAAGGCGTAGTCTGCGTCCAGAATACCAAAGAAGACCGCTTTCAACCGATGCCAATTATTGCCCGTACCCCAGAGGAAATTTTAGCCGCACGGGTAAATAAACCTACGCTGTCGCCTAACTTATCGGTGCTAGAACAAATAGAACAGTCAGGCATGAAACGACTGTTAGTTATTGGTGTCGGTTGTCAAATACAAGCATTGCGGGCAGTAGAAAAACAACTCGGCTTAGAAAAGCTGTATGTTTTGGGAACTCCTTGCGTGGATAACGTCACTCGTGCAGGATTGCAAAAGTTCTTAGAAACGACTAGTAAATCGCCCGATACGGTAGTACATTACGAATTCATGCAAGATTTCCGCGTTCACTTCAAACACGAAGATGGTTCGGTGGAGACAGTGCCTTTCTTTGGTTTAAAGACAAACCAGTTGAAGGATGTATTTGCACCTTCTTGCATGAGTTGCTTTGATTACGTCAACTCCCTTGCCGATTTGGTTGTCGGTTACATGGGTGCTACCTTTGGTTGGCAGTGGATTGTTGTCCGCAACGATCGCGGTCGCGAAATGCTGGATTTGGTGCAAGATAAATTAGAGCTACAACCAGTCATATCGCAGGGCGATCGCCATCAAGCAGTACAACAGAGTATACCTGCTTATGACAAAGCGGTGACTCTGCCCATGTGGGCGGCGAAGTTAATGGGTGTAGTCATTGAAAGAATTGGTCCGAAAGGGTTGGAATATGCACGATTCTCGATTGATTCTCACTTTACGCGGAATTATTTGTATGTAAAGCGGAATTATTTAGAGAAGTTGGAAGCGCATGTACCGGAGTTTGCTAAGCGGATCGTGGGGCAGTATAAGTTGCCGGATTAATGTCACGCATCAGCGAAGCGAAGCCCGATAGGGCGTTAGGCGCAAAGGCGCAAAGATGGGAAGGGTTTTCGCGTTTAGAGTCCGTTAGCAATGCGATGGATTCCGTCTTTGATGAGTGCAGACCCAAAGTTGATGAGTAAGCCTAGTTTTTTGTTTGTAAGCCGCAAATAGGTTAGGAGTTGTTTTTTATGGACTGGAGCCAGCATTTCTACAGATTTGATTTCGATAATGACTTTGCTAGCAACTATGATGTCAGCACGAAAGCCTTCTTCTAACCTAACGCTTTCATATACTACAGGTATGGCTTGCTGTCGCACGACACCTAATCCTCGGCGTTCCAACTCATAAGCCAAAACAGTCTCGTATACAGATTCCAACAACCCTGGTCCCAGAGTCGTGTGAATCTTGTATGCCCCATCAACAATCTCTTTTGCGATCTCATTCTCCCTCATGAGTAGAGAATACCCACACTTTGCGCCTTCGCGTCTAACGCTCCTTCGTCGCTTCGCTTCGCTGATGCGTGACATTTTTCTTGTTTTACTTACATAACTTAATAAAACTCACCTGCATAATTTTCTTCTATACCGCTGATAAGTAGATAGCGGAGGAAACACGCTATTTCTAGGAGGTGAGACAACAAGCAGCGCGGTAGTGATTTTGAAGAATTTTTCCTCGAAAATAAACATACCCCTGCTGGAGAGACAAATAAAAAATACTGTTATGGAAGAATTTGAGGTGAGTCTGCGTCAATTGGTCGTAGAAACTTGTCAGCAGAAGATCGGTAGTCTCGATCGCCAGCGAGGTTTAACTAGAATTGTCCGCTCGATTGCCAAGTCTGGCAAGCTGTGGAAAGAAAATACTCTCGATTACGAGGATGCCTTACAACAAACCTGGCTGTATTTCTGCCGTAACCTGTGTGAAGCTACGACAGGCGATCGCTACGATCCCAGTCGTAGTAGTGTCACGACTTGGCTAAATGCATATTTGCGGCGACGGCTGCAAGACTTATACCTGCAAAGAAAGACTACCAATAACTCGACAACTAGACAAGTCTATTCTGTTGACGAGCTAGGGAAAGACGCGATTGAAGCCTTGGAAGCTCCGCCCGATGTCCCACCAATTTTGGAAACGACACGAAAGTGGATTCAAATCGATCCTGATGGCGACCTCCGCCGTACTTATATTCAAGGTTATCCAAAAGTGAATTGCCAAGTTTTATTGTTACAAAGGCTGCCACCAGAGACAAGCTGGGAAGATTTAGCAGCGCAATACAAGCTGTCTGTTTCGACACTGAGTAGTTTCTATCGGCGACAATGCCTACCACGATTGCGTAAATTCGGCGAATCGCAAGGGTATTTAGAGGATACCTATCATGAATTATCAAGCACGAGCAAACGATCGTTCCCTTCCGTTACCAATTACTCAAGCCGCAAATAGCATTGCTTGGCAGTTCAGCCAGCAGCAACCAACGTTACAAAAAGCAGAGCAAGTGCGACTGAATACCTTGGCTGTGTGTGCCGTCCGCGATTATTTAGAAATGATGGGCATTCCGGTGAATTGGAGTGGGTGCGAT from Chroococcidiopsis sp. SAG 2025 harbors:
- a CDS encoding DUF2834 domain-containing protein is translated as MVQVLYLTLCILGTALAFSEILPFLFEQGFNPQIFVQQLFTNKISALFGWDVIVAELVLWAFILWEGSRLRMKYLWVYFASSLIGVSTGLPFFLLMRQRHLIQNSQ
- a CDS encoding universal stress protein gives rise to the protein MFKTVLFPIDRSRETQEAVGVVVEIVQKYGSRLILLSVVEGSEEADEGMESPDVVARLLEDAQSVFKQQGIQTEAFERQGKPAFVICDVADEVGANLIVMGCRGLGLTEEGVTESVTNRVINLSPCPVLVVP
- the ylqF gene encoding ribosome biogenesis GTPase YlqF → MTNEIQWYPGHIAKAEKALAEQLKLVDVVLEVRDARIPLATHHPRVPEWVGNKTRVLILNRVDAIPPAVRQLWQQWFKTRGETVYFTNAKDGNGVGQVLQVAQRAGDEINQRRKNRGLLARPVRAAAIGFPNVGKSALINRLLKRRIVVSEARPGVTRQLRWVRISDRVELLDAPGVIPTKLEDQAAAIKLAICDDIGDAAYDSYQVAVIFIDLLQDLMATAPELMPDNPLSRYKIDSLGMTGEEFVYELSAKRDRGDLERTARQILIDFRKGTLGTVPLELPPN
- a CDS encoding YkgJ family cysteine cluster protein, coding for MATWKCVKQCGACCHLDPEERPDIAEYLTPEELALYLSMVGEGGWCINYDHLRRECKIYPNRPRFCRVEPEIFLDMYGIEPEEVNDFAIECCEQQISGVYGDRSLEMVRFSREVSREW
- a CDS encoding DevA family ABC transporter ATP-binding protein yields the protein MNITAPLPTPDSRLSTPVISIQNLNHYFGQGELKKQVLFDINLEIMPGEIIIMTGPSGSGKTTLLSLMGGLRSAQEGSLKILGQEIRGANKKLLTRLRCQIGYIFQAHNLMSFLTAKQNVRMSLELHDRYLAEDLNAKATAMLESVGLGHRVDYYPENLSGGQKQRVAIARALVSHPKIVLADEPTAALDKKSGRDVVEIMQRLAKEQGCTILLVTHDNRILDIADRIVYMEDGCLANNPNSAVLGE
- the devC gene encoding ABC transporter permease DevC — its product is MKWLKKIPLAWHQLMKEKTRLLVAIAGIGFADMLIFIQLGFNDSLYDSATQTQSLLQADLVMINRQFESLSTLQSFSRERLYQTLAYNGVSSVSSIYIGRGEWKNPTTRIDRTILIWGIDPNAPSFAVPEIQQNAKRLQLLNTALFDRASRPEYGAIAETVEKQGSVEVQLNQQNIRTVGLFRIGASFAADGNAIVSDSSFLKLLPDRKSNQIEIGLIQLKPGINSESVKAQLTANLSNDVRVMTPQEFAEVEKYYWESQGAIGFIFGLGVVVGIIVGIVIVYQILYTDVANHLPEYATLKAMGYSDRYLLGVLIQESLILAILGYIPGFLISLGLYQIAAAAILMPIGMKIERAIFVLAITFVMCSISGAVAMQKLRSADPADVF
- a CDS encoding ABC exporter membrane fusion protein, with amino-acid sequence MTNEILKPSNRWIAGLILTATAITGATGFYVVSQSSQPSPPVATTPPVTQVTALGRLEPETEAIRLFAPSALDGDRVDQLLVKEGDRVKAGQTIAILDSCDRLQNALAQAREQVRVAQAKLAQVRAGAKTGEIKAQEATIARIQAEIAGETSTQNATIARYQAEVNNALAEYNRFLQLYRQGAISASNIDSRRLTLETAQAQLKEALSGKNRTVETLQAQLQEAKATLNQIAEVRPVDVNAAQTEVDTAIAAVKTSETQLQEAYIRAPMSGQILKIRTREGEKISDSGIVEMGQTAQMVAVAEVYQTDIGKVKLGQPAVITSQAISGQLRGKVSQIGLQVDRQNVFSNQPGENLDRRIVEVKIRLSPEASQQVAGLTNLQVETAIQL
- a CDS encoding TetR/AcrR family transcriptional regulator translates to MPKIVDHDQYRKELLLKSFDLFAERGYGSITMRQLAQGLGVSTGTLYHYFPSKQALFLQLVEELDRQDLLNFLAEAGNPPTLTERIETMFNFVAKNEDDFCKQVLLWVEFYQQEKAELSRNNAFHSSWDKTTQAIADYLQVPDKAIADFVLNYLYGLLMRGIFETETISYPEQATLLSKILVAYLK
- a CDS encoding TMEM165/GDT1 family protein, which gives rise to MDWKLLGITFVTVFLSELGDKSQLAAIALSGGCKSPRAVFFGTASALILTSLLGVLAGAGAAQLLPVKFVKAIAAVGFAVLAIRLLCFGDNSQETEETTI
- the psb30 gene encoding photosystem II reaction center protein Ycf12/Psb30, translating into MFDAIGSFQWETLFQLVSVALIMLAGPAVIFVLAFRNGDL
- a CDS encoding TMEM165/GDT1 family protein — encoded protein: MKLESAPPQRSSLSDQITALEKQVLETHSSQPVVSVSDRPLQQQKHRESWWAIYASTFLTIFLAECGDKTQLSTLLMSAESQSPWIVFVGAAAALITTSLLGVLLGQWLAKHLSPRKLEIAAGTSLLLIAIALVGDILLS
- a CDS encoding phosphoglycerate kinase; translated protein: MSKKTLANLSSSDLSGKRALVRVDFNVPLDDQGNITDDTRIRAALPTIQDLIKKGAKVILASHFGRPKGVDDKLRLTPVAKRLSELLGQEVIKCDDCIGDEVAGKVAEMQNGQVLLLENVRFYPEEEKNNPEFAQKLAANADLYVNDAFGTAHRAHASTEGVTHYLSPSVAGYLIEKELQYLQSAIENPQRPLAAIIGGSKVSSKIGVIETLLDKCDKLLLGGGMIFTFYKARGLNVGKSLVEEDKLELAKSLEAKAKERGVDLLLPTDVVVADKFAADANAQTVSVDNIPSDGMGLDIGPDSVKTFQSALAECKSVIWNGPMGVFEFDKFAVGTEAIARTLADLTKQGVTSIIGGGDSVAAVEKVGVAEQMSHISTGGGASLELLEGKELPGIAALDDA